Below is a window of Actinomycetota bacterium DNA.
ACATCGAGATGCGCTCGCCGGCGGTGAGCAGCATGTCCAGCTCGCGGCCGGGCGGGGCGGGTGCGATGCGCCGGGCCAGCTCCACCAGATCGTCGGTGGTGGTGCCCATCGCCGACACGACGACCACCACGTCGTGGCCTTCGGCTCTCGCCTGCGCGATCCGCGAGGCGACCCGTTTGATGCGCTCGACCTCCGCGACCGAGCTGCCGCCGTACTTCTGCACGATCAGGGCCACGTGCGCCTCGGTCCGGCTGGCTGATGTGGGGCGCTGGGGCTTCCCAGGATGGCTGACCAGCGTACCGCTACCGTCATGCGCCGTGACGGCGGGGCGGGTTGGTGGCGTCGTGGCCGGGCGGGCGGTTGGGCTGCCGTCACGCGTCGTGACGGCGGGGCGGGTTGGTGGCGTCGTGGCCGGTCGGGCGGTTGGGCTACCGTCGCGCGTCGTGACGGCGGGGCGGGTTGGTGGCGTCGTGGCCGGTCGGGCGGTTGGGCTACCGTCACGCGTCGTGACGGCGGGGCGGGTTGGTGGCGTCGTGGCCGGTCGGGCGGTCGCGCTCCTGGCCAGCGCCGCCCTGATCCTGGCGATGTTCCTCCCGTGGACGGGCGACGGAACGCTGGCGCTCGACCTCGGCCTGCGCTCGTGGGGACGACGCGCGGGACAACCGACGGTGGCGTTCGGGCTCGTGATGATCGCTGCGTTGCCGTCGCTCGCCGCCGTCCTGGGAGACGCAGCCTGGCCGCGGCTGGTCGCCGCGGTCGCCGCTGGCGGCCTGGCCCTGTCATGGCTGGCGGTGGGACCCGACGGGGGACTGACCGCCGGTGTCGTCGCGACGCTGATCGGAGCGGTCGGGCTCCTCGCCGCGGCCGCGTTCGCCAGCGCTTCGCCTGCCGGTGGCTCGGCGGGCGCGGGCGGCGGGCCACTGCACGAGGGTCGGGCGACATCGGACCGAGACGAGCGTCCCCAGGCCGGTTTCGCCGTGCGGGATCACACCGCCGACATGGCGTTCGAGGCGTGGGGTTCCACGCGGGGCGCGTGCTTCACGCAGGCTGTCCGGGCGCTGGTCAGCTCGTTCGCCGACACGACCGACGTCGCGTCCGACGGCCGCCACGCAGTCGCGTTTGGACCCGCCGCTGACGAGGACCTCCTCGTCGACCTCCTCGACGAGGTGATCTACCTCCTCGACGCCCGCGGCGTCGTCCCGGTGGGCGGCGAACTCGTCGACGAGCCCGACGGGGGCATCAGCGGCGAGCTCGAGGTCGCCCCGGTCGAGCGAGTCCGTCCCGCCGGGGCCGTCCCGAAGGCGGTCACCCACCACGCACTGCAGGTCCAGGCGGGACCGCAGGGTTGGCGCTGCCACGCGGTGATCGACGTGTGACCGACGGGGTGCATCACTTGGCCAGAGACGGGTTCGCTGCAGCCGCTGACGCCTACGAACGCGGCCGCCCGGGCTACCCCCCGGACGCGGTGACGTTCCTGGCGTCTGCGTTGGGCCTGCAGGCGGGGCGGGTGGTCGTCGACGTGGGTGCCGGCACGGGGAAGCTGACCCGCGCCCTGGTCACCACCGGCGCGGACGTCGTCGCGGTGGAGCCGGTCGACGCGATGCGTGACCGCCTCGCCGACGAGTTGCCCACCGTCGACGTGCGCGACGGTACGGCCGAAGCGATGCCCGTCGACGATGCCGCCGCCGACGCCGTCACGGCCGGCCAGTCGTTCCACTGGTTCGACGGCCCGCGAGCGCTCGCCGAGCTCCGTCGTGTCCTGCGCCCTCGCGGGCGGCTCGGCTTGGTCTGGAACGTCCGTGACGAGTCGGTCGGTTGGGTGGCGCGGCTGAGCGCGGTCATCGAGCCGTATTCCAAGGACGCGCCCCGCCACGCGCGCGGCGCCTGGAAGCGCGCGTTCGACGAGACGGGCGGGTTCGGCCGCTTGCGGCTGCGGTCGTTCCGCCACGCGTCGGCTCTGACCGTCGATCAGGTCGTGGACCGCTACCTGTCGATCAGCTTCATCGCGGTGCTCGACGAGGCCGAGCGTGTGACGGTCGAAGCCGCGATCCGCGACGTGCTGTCCTCCGACCCCGACACAGGCGGCCGCGTTCGCGTCCAACACCCGTACCGCACCGACGTGTACTGGACCCAGCGCAGCTGACAGCGCTGCGCGGCCGGCTTCAGCCTTTCACGACGCCCAGCGGGCGCAGCCGCGCCACGCGGCGCGCCAGGCGCGCCTCCTCGCACACCCCCACCACGGCATCGACGTCCTTGTAGGCGTAGGGCGCCTCCTCGGGCAGGTCCCGCTGCGACTCCTCACGCACCACGATGCCTCGAGCCTCGAGCTCGCGGTGCAGGGCCGACCCGTCCTGCTGCCCCTTGGCTTGCTTGCGGCTCATCGTCCGACCCGCCCCGTGACAGGCGGAGAAGAAGGCCGCACCGCCCTCCACGCCGGTCAGCACCCACGACCCCGTCCCCATCGAGCCGGGCACCAGCGTTGGCTGTCCGAAGGGACGCAGCTCGTCGGGGAGATCCGGATGGCCCGGGGCAAGCGCGAGCGTCGCTCCCTTGCGGTGCACGCACAGGGTCCGCTCCCGCCCGTCGACCGGGTGACGCTCGATCTTGGCGAGGTTGTGCGACACGTCGTACAGCAGCTCGAGATCGCGGTGGCCCGTGATCTGTCCGAACGCGTCCCGCACCGCCTCGCCGAGCAACTGTCGGTTCGCCCGGCCGAAGTTCGCTCCGGCTGCCATCGCTTGCAGGTAGGCCTTGCCCTGGGTCGATTCGACCGGGGCGCAGGCCAGCTGACGGTCGGGGACCGCGATCCCGTAGGCTTCCATCGCCGGCTTCATCCTGCGGACGTGGTCCTGGCAGATCTGGTGGCCGAGACCGCGTGAGCCGGTGTGGATCATCACCGCCACCTGCCCCTCGTGCAGCCCGAACCCCTGGGCGACGTCGGCGTCGACGACCTGTTCGACGTACTGGATCTCCAAGAAGTGGTTGCCCGACCCCAAGCTGCCGACCTGCGCGATGCCGCGGTCGACCGCGCGGTTGCTCACCCGTGTGGGGTCGGCGTCGGGCAGGAACCCGCGGTCCTCGGTGCGTTCGAGGTCGCGTTCGGTCCCCTTGCCGCGCTCGACCGCGTACGCCGAACCGCGCAGCAGGATCTGCGCCAGCTTTTCCTCGTCGTCGATGTCCCACACCGCGCCCCGCCCAAGGCCGCGCGGGATCTCCCGGTCGAGTCGGTCCATCAGGTTGTCGCGGTGGGCACGCAGCTCGTCGCGGTCCATCGGGGCGATCAGGAGCCGGACCCCGCACGAGATGTCGAAGCCGACGCCGCCTGGCGAGACGATGCCCCCCTCTGCGACGTCGAACGCGGCGACACCCCCGATCGGGAAGCCGTACCCCCAGTGCATGTCCGGCATCGCGAAGCTGGCCTCGACGATCCCCGGCAGGGTCGCGACGTTGGCGACCTGCTGCAGCGACTCGTCCTCCTGGATGTCGGGGAGCAGCTCCTGCGACGCGTACACCATTCCCGGGACGCGCATGGCACCGGTGGGGTCGATGCGCCACCGGAACGGTGTCTCCTCGACCAGCTGGATGTCGACCATGGCGATCCTCCTTCCCGACGGTCTCGGTGCGCACGTGGAACGCAGGCCCGGGTGGCCACGCCGGGCGCCGGCTGCATGCTGCCGGCCGGGCGGCGGGTCTCGGCGCTGCTGTGGGCGCGTTCGGCGCTGCTCCAGTCGGTCGACGCTGCGGCGGGGCGCTAGCCGCGCGAGCCTGCCAGGTGCTTGTCGAACCAGCGCACCGCGTGTTCGGCGACCTCGTCGAGTTTGCCCGGCTCCTCGAACAGGTGACTGGCTCCCTCGACGATCACGACCTCGTGCTCTCCCCTCAGCCGCTGTGCGGCCTCCTCGTTCAACCCGATCACCGCCGTGTCCAACCCGCCGATGATCAGCAGCGTCGGTGTGATCACCTCGGCGAGCCGGTGTTCGGCTAGGTCCGGTCGGCCGCCACGGGACACGACCGCCCCGACCCTGTCGGGCAGGTCCGCGGCTGCCGTCAACGCCGCGGCTGCGCCGGTGCTCGCGCCGAACAGACCGATCTGAAGGCCGCTGGCGTCGGCCTCCTGGTCGACCCACCGGGCGGCGTCCAGCAGCCGCTGGCCGAGGAGCCCGATGTCGAAGACGTTGGCGCGGTCGCCCGCCTCCTCGGATGTGAGCAGGTCGAAGAGCAGTGTGGCGAACCCGGCGTCGTTCAGGATCCGCGCGACGTGCTGGTTGCGTGGGCTGTCGCGGCTGCTGCCGCTGCCGTGCGCGAACAGCACCACACCCCCGGCCCCGTCTGGCACCTCCAGGTAGCCGGGCAGGGCGAGCCCGCTTCCCACGTCGACGCGGACGTCACGCGGCATCGCCGCCTCCTCGCTCTTCGTACGCGCGGGACAGCAGCTCGACGACCTCGTCGTCGCGGGTCTGGCCGAAGTCGCTGTACCAGGATCCCACCGCCATGAACGAGGCGGGAGTCTCGAGCGCGATCACTTGGTCGTAGTCGTCCTTCAGCGCCTGCACGCTATCGGGTGGTCCGACCGGGACGGCCAGCACCGCCCGTTCCACGCCCCGTTCGCGCAGGACCTTCGCCGCGGCCGAGGCGCTCACCCCGGTGGCGATCCCGTCGTCGACCACGACCGCGGTGCGGCCTTCGATGGCGACGGCCGGGCGGCCGCTGCGGTAGCGCTGCAGGCGGCGGTCGAGTTCCTCGCGCTCCTCGTCGATGGTCGACTGCAGGTCAGCCCGCGACAACCCCAGCCGCGACAGGGAGCCCTGATCGAGGAGCAGGACGTCGTCCTCGCCGACCGCCCCGACGCCGAACTCGGGGTTGTGCGGGGCGCCGACCTTGCGCACGACGAGCACGTCCAGCGGCGCGTTCAGCGCCTGCGCCACCTCGTAGGCGACCGGCACGCCACCGCGCGGAAGGCCGAGGATCACCGGTTCCTCGGAGGCGAGGTCGCTGACACGCTGGGCCAGCCGACGACCGGCGTCCCGTCGGTTCTCGAACATGCCTCCAGGGTGGCAGACGACCGGCCCCTGGCAGCATGAACGCCTGGTCATGTCCGCGGCTGGGCTGGCCGACCGGAACTGTCCTCGTCGTCGAGGAGCGCGCGGAACGGCAGCCGAGCTTGCACCTCGACGGCGGCTGCCCATGCAGCACCCACCGCGGCACCGAACAGGACACCGGTCAGCGACGCGTCTGCGGTGACCAGCTCCGCGACGCCGACCACCACGATGGCGAACACCCCGGCCGCGACCCACTTGACGGCAGTGGCCCACTCCAGACGGGTGCCGGCCACCGCGACCAGGTGCGCGGCCAGAGCCGCGACGACCGCCACCGCCGTGGACGGGAACTCGGTGGCGGCGATGCGTTCGGTCACGATCGTCCGGGCCACGATCGCGATCCCCGCTGCCCCGACGGCCCCCACGACGACACGTAACGCAGCCCGCACGGACGTTCGCCGCCACGCGTAGACGGCTATCAGCAACGTCGGTGCGGACAGCCACGGCAATTCGAACGTGCCGGCCACGACCTCGGACACCGCGGCGGCCGTCGGCGTCCGCACCTGTTCGAACCAGCCCCGCACCGGCGGATCGAACGCGGCGAGACCCTCCAACCCGCGCACGTCG
It encodes the following:
- a CDS encoding archease, with the translated sequence MAGRAVALLASAALILAMFLPWTGDGTLALDLGLRSWGRRAGQPTVAFGLVMIAALPSLAAVLGDAAWPRLVAAVAAGGLALSWLAVGPDGGLTAGVVATLIGAVGLLAAAAFASASPAGGSAGAGGGPLHEGRATSDRDERPQAGFAVRDHTADMAFEAWGSTRGACFTQAVRALVSSFADTTDVASDGRHAVAFGPAADEDLLVDLLDEVIYLLDARGVVPVGGELVDEPDGGISGELEVAPVERVRPAGAVPKAVTHHALQVQAGPQGWRCHAVIDV
- a CDS encoding class I SAM-dependent methyltransferase, which produces MTDGVHHLARDGFAAAADAYERGRPGYPPDAVTFLASALGLQAGRVVVDVGAGTGKLTRALVTTGADVVAVEPVDAMRDRLADELPTVDVRDGTAEAMPVDDAAADAVTAGQSFHWFDGPRALAELRRVLRPRGRLGLVWNVRDESVGWVARLSAVIEPYSKDAPRHARGAWKRAFDETGGFGRLRLRSFRHASALTVDQVVDRYLSISFIAVLDEAERVTVEAAIRDVLSSDPDTGGRVRVQHPYRTDVYWTQRS
- a CDS encoding RtcB family protein, with product MQLVEETPFRWRIDPTGAMRVPGMVYASQELLPDIQEDESLQQVANVATLPGIVEASFAMPDMHWGYGFPIGGVAAFDVAEGGIVSPGGVGFDISCGVRLLIAPMDRDELRAHRDNLMDRLDREIPRGLGRGAVWDIDDEEKLAQILLRGSAYAVERGKGTERDLERTEDRGFLPDADPTRVSNRAVDRGIAQVGSLGSGNHFLEIQYVEQVVDADVAQGFGLHEGQVAVMIHTGSRGLGHQICQDHVRRMKPAMEAYGIAVPDRQLACAPVESTQGKAYLQAMAAGANFGRANRQLLGEAVRDAFGQITGHRDLELLYDVSHNLAKIERHPVDGRERTLCVHRKGATLALAPGHPDLPDELRPFGQPTLVPGSMGTGSWVLTGVEGGAAFFSACHGAGRTMSRKQAKGQQDGSALHRELEARGIVVREESQRDLPEEAPYAYKDVDAVVGVCEEARLARRVARLRPLGVVKG